Proteins encoded by one window of Flagellimonas lutaonensis:
- a CDS encoding SDR family oxidoreductase, with protein MDLKGKVAYITGGSKGIGYGVAKTLLKAGMKVAISGRTLETVREAASGLGDADTVLPLQSDVTKLENEEEAIDQILAKWGTLDVVLANAGVGHFAPVYELTPEQWQQMVDTNLTGVFYTMKATIEPLKRSKGYFMSLASLAGTNFFANGAGYNATKFGVVGFTQAAMLDLRKFDIKVTTIMPGSVATHFNGNEPSEKDAWKIQPEDIGEIVLDLLKIHPRTLPSKIEVRPTRPDLK; from the coding sequence ATGGATTTGAAGGGAAAAGTGGCCTATATCACAGGAGGCAGCAAGGGCATCGGATATGGTGTTGCCAAGACTCTGTTGAAGGCCGGAATGAAGGTGGCCATCAGTGGAAGAACATTGGAAACCGTTCGAGAAGCGGCTTCGGGGCTCGGAGATGCAGATACCGTACTGCCACTGCAATCGGATGTTACAAAGCTCGAGAACGAAGAGGAAGCCATAGACCAAATACTTGCAAAATGGGGCACCTTAGATGTGGTCCTGGCCAATGCGGGGGTGGGACATTTTGCACCGGTCTATGAGTTGACCCCAGAACAGTGGCAACAGATGGTCGATACCAACCTTACCGGGGTGTTTTATACCATGAAAGCTACCATTGAACCCTTGAAGCGATCAAAAGGCTATTTTATGTCGTTGGCAAGTCTGGCAGGCACTAATTTTTTTGCAAATGGGGCGGGATATAATGCCACAAAGTTCGGGGTGGTCGGTTTTACACAAGCGGCCATGCTCGACCTTCGAAAGTTCGATATCAAGGTAACAACCATCATGCCCGGCTCGGTGGCCACACATTTCAATGGCAACGAACCCTCAGAAAAAGATGCATGGAAGATTCAACCGGAGGATATTGGCGAAATTGTTCTTGATCTATTGAAAATACACCCCAGAACATTGCCCAGTAAGATTGAGGTGCGCCCAACCAGGCCCGACCTAAAATAA
- a CDS encoding PD-(D/E)XK nuclease family protein, protein MQSFLEDVADDIQKNHPSLQGLVLILPSKRAGVFLRKYLTERIEKPVFSPTILSIEEFIGQISILVPIAEHNLLFELYGAYSEVVKKDRDDFQTFMGWAPTLLQDFNEVDRYLLDYKRLFGYLAEIHRIKSWSPTNESTPLLSGYVQFWKNALPIYECLAKRLKEKHLGFQGLIYKEASKKVGEYLARHDQKHIFIGFNALNTAETKIIQSFLENGNATIYWDLDSYFLEDPIHDAGLFIRRYKESWRHFETNALKGISQHFLIERPIKITGLPKNIAQAKFIGDLVRKISSSNPAALNKTAIVLADESLLTPILHALPNGIDKVNVTMGLPLGQTLMSDFFLALIDLEINRSPNGWYHKNVLSWLDNPYTKILFQSGENGFVQSLRSSIQSQNLAYLSTYHIMQHLNDGSQKNIIASLFSEKPTSLLTFINVCLQIIERFHGHYNEHNSLHELEQLSYFHEIFSDLDHFVSQHDFLTEMIVLRQLLSRQVAEKKLDFQGDSTEGLQILGMLESRNIDFETVIIASVNEGILPSGKRNNSFIPFDVKKEFGLPTHKEKDAIYTYHFYRLLQRAQNIHLLYNTEVDVLEGGEKSRLLTQLLSDNNINHCIAHSIVAPAVAVTPKILLEVHKTKSLLEDLGVLARKGLSPSSLANYIRNPLDFYRKNLLKIADREEVEENIAANTFGTIVHDALEAIYKPFEGCLLDKRALLEAKEGIRPIVHQQFTKFYAADSLKSGQNLLVFNVIVQYLQNLVENDLLHIKSHEIKILGIERELLTTIDIPQLGFPVVLKGKIDRIDMVDGQVRILDYKTGQVNASEVAIVDMVDAVTEPKYNKAFQLLCYGLLYSKTTDPKTLTAGIIPVKKRNPNPVLFAVKPSTDSKQKNHLIHSELLEEFENKLSGLVLELFDPNVPFIEKEV, encoded by the coding sequence ATGCAATCTTTTTTAGAGGACGTAGCCGACGACATTCAAAAAAACCACCCCTCCCTTCAAGGATTGGTGCTTATATTGCCCAGTAAAAGGGCCGGCGTGTTTTTGAGAAAGTACCTCACAGAGCGTATAGAAAAGCCCGTCTTTTCACCTACCATACTGTCGATTGAAGAGTTCATCGGTCAAATTTCGATATTGGTGCCCATTGCCGAGCACAACCTGTTGTTTGAACTGTACGGTGCTTATTCCGAGGTGGTGAAAAAAGACCGCGATGACTTTCAAACCTTTATGGGATGGGCACCCACACTGCTGCAAGATTTCAATGAGGTTGATAGGTATTTATTGGATTACAAGCGTTTATTTGGTTATTTGGCAGAAATCCACCGAATAAAAAGTTGGAGTCCAACAAACGAGAGTACACCATTGTTAAGTGGCTATGTTCAATTCTGGAAAAATGCATTGCCCATTTACGAATGCTTGGCAAAAAGATTGAAAGAAAAGCATCTTGGCTTTCAAGGCCTGATTTATAAAGAGGCCAGCAAGAAAGTTGGCGAGTACTTGGCCCGTCATGACCAAAAGCACATTTTTATTGGATTCAATGCGCTAAATACCGCCGAGACTAAGATTATCCAATCATTTCTGGAAAATGGAAATGCCACTATTTATTGGGATTTAGACTCCTATTTCTTGGAAGACCCAATACATGATGCCGGTTTGTTCATACGGCGTTACAAAGAAAGTTGGCGCCATTTTGAAACCAATGCCCTAAAGGGTATTTCACAACATTTTTTAATAGAGCGGCCAATCAAAATCACTGGGCTCCCAAAGAATATAGCTCAGGCAAAATTTATTGGCGACTTAGTACGAAAAATAAGTTCCTCAAACCCTGCCGCGCTGAACAAGACGGCTATCGTACTGGCAGATGAAAGCTTATTGACCCCCATTTTACATGCCCTGCCCAATGGTATTGACAAAGTGAACGTGACCATGGGCCTCCCTTTGGGTCAAACCCTGATGTCCGACTTCTTTTTGGCCTTGATTGATCTAGAAATAAACCGTTCGCCGAATGGATGGTACCACAAGAACGTTCTCTCATGGTTAGACAACCCCTATACCAAGATTCTGTTCCAATCGGGTGAGAATGGTTTTGTTCAATCGCTCAGGTCGTCCATACAATCCCAAAACTTGGCGTACCTCAGCACGTACCACATTATGCAACACTTGAACGATGGGTCACAGAAGAACATCATCGCATCATTGTTTTCAGAGAAGCCCACAAGTCTCTTGACATTTATCAACGTATGCCTGCAAATAATTGAGCGGTTCCATGGCCATTACAATGAGCATAACAGTCTGCATGAACTAGAACAGCTTTCATACTTTCATGAAATTTTCAGTGATCTGGACCATTTTGTTTCGCAACACGATTTTCTTACAGAAATGATTGTTTTGCGACAATTGCTTTCAAGGCAAGTGGCTGAAAAAAAACTTGATTTTCAAGGCGATTCAACTGAAGGTCTCCAAATATTGGGCATGTTAGAAAGTAGAAACATCGATTTTGAAACCGTTATCATCGCTTCGGTCAATGAGGGCATTCTACCCTCGGGAAAACGGAACAATTCGTTCATCCCCTTCGATGTTAAAAAAGAATTTGGCCTGCCCACACACAAAGAGAAAGATGCCATTTATACCTATCATTTTTATCGGTTGCTGCAAAGGGCCCAAAACATTCATTTATTGTACAATACCGAGGTCGATGTGCTAGAAGGTGGCGAAAAAAGTCGGTTGTTGACCCAATTACTATCAGACAACAACATCAACCATTGTATTGCCCACTCTATTGTGGCCCCCGCAGTGGCCGTTACACCAAAAATCCTCTTAGAGGTACATAAGACAAAAAGTCTGCTCGAAGACCTTGGTGTACTGGCAAGAAAGGGACTTTCTCCTTCATCACTGGCCAATTACATCAGAAACCCTCTGGATTTCTATAGAAAAAACCTGCTGAAAATTGCCGACAGGGAAGAAGTTGAAGAAAATATTGCGGCGAACACTTTTGGCACCATCGTACATGATGCTTTGGAAGCCATTTACAAACCTTTTGAAGGCTGCTTGTTGGACAAAAGGGCTCTTTTAGAGGCCAAAGAAGGTATTCGGCCTATCGTGCACCAACAATTCACGAAGTTTTACGCAGCAGATAGCCTGAAAAGCGGACAGAACCTATTGGTGTTCAACGTAATCGTACAATACTTGCAAAACCTGGTTGAAAATGACCTCTTACACATCAAAAGTCACGAAATCAAGATTTTGGGCATTGAAAGAGAACTATTGACCACCATAGATATTCCTCAGCTCGGCTTTCCAGTGGTTTTGAAAGGTAAAATAGATAGGATCGACATGGTAGATGGTCAGGTGCGTATTTTAGATTACAAAACAGGACAAGTAAATGCTTCGGAAGTGGCTATTGTTGATATGGTTGATGCGGTCACCGAACCAAAATATAACAAGGCCTTTCAATTGCTCTGTTATGGGCTACTATATTCGAAGACCACCGATCCAAAGACTCTTACCGCAGGAATCATCCCTGTAAAAAAGAGGAATCCAAATCCCGTTTTGTTTGCCGTTAAGCCAAGCACCGACAGCAAACAAAAAAACCATCTGATACATTCAGAGCTGTTAGAAGAATTTGAAAACAAGCTCAGCGGCTTGGTTTTGGAATTGTTTGATCCCAATGTTCCCTTTATTGAAAAGGAGGTCTGA
- a CDS encoding Gfo/Idh/MocA family protein has protein sequence MTQFLRPIGFAIFLAICMGHTEKPSLKTEKSNHSIQESAQDLKEPLKVAVIGLTHTHVHWILGREKLGDIEIVGIVEPNRELAKRYAEQHGYSMDIVYDSMEALYEKVKPEAVTAFNSIYGHLEVVKFFAPKGVHIMVEKPLAVSWQDAQKMASLAREHKVHLLTNYETSWYGSNEKAYKLVKNDQIIGPIQRLVFHHGHPGPIEIGCNDEFLEWLTDPILNGGGALTDFGCYGANLATWLLEGQAPEKITCVTRQYKPQLYPKVEDDASIVLDYADVQVIIQASWNWSHNRKDMEIYGKNGYVICKDAERIEVLENEKEGPKALRAQPIAKGVHDPFAYLYQVVKHKMPVDSFGVSSLENNLIVTQILEAAKHSAKTGKTVIWKDFFTGSTP, from the coding sequence ATGACCCAATTTCTTCGACCGATCGGCTTCGCCATTTTCTTGGCTATTTGCATGGGCCACACAGAAAAACCATCGCTGAAAACTGAAAAGTCAAATCATTCAATACAAGAATCTGCCCAAGACCTGAAAGAGCCCCTAAAAGTGGCCGTAATCGGTCTGACGCACACCCATGTCCACTGGATATTGGGCAGGGAAAAACTTGGTGATATTGAGATTGTGGGCATTGTAGAGCCTAACCGTGAGCTGGCAAAAAGGTATGCAGAACAGCATGGATACTCAATGGATATTGTCTACGATTCAATGGAGGCTCTTTACGAAAAAGTCAAACCAGAAGCGGTTACCGCCTTCAACTCCATTTATGGACATCTGGAGGTGGTGAAGTTTTTTGCGCCGAAAGGGGTACACATTATGGTCGAAAAGCCCTTGGCGGTCAGTTGGCAAGACGCACAGAAGATGGCGTCCTTGGCCCGAGAACACAAGGTACACCTGCTCACGAATTATGAGACCTCTTGGTACGGTTCTAACGAAAAGGCATATAAACTGGTCAAAAATGACCAGATAATTGGCCCTATACAGCGGCTAGTTTTTCACCATGGCCATCCAGGACCAATTGAGATTGGATGCAACGATGAGTTTCTAGAGTGGCTGACAGACCCCATATTGAACGGTGGGGGTGCACTGACCGATTTTGGGTGTTATGGCGCAAACCTCGCCACATGGCTTCTTGAGGGTCAGGCGCCCGAAAAGATTACCTGTGTCACCAGACAGTACAAGCCCCAATTGTACCCGAAAGTGGAAGACGATGCCTCCATTGTACTTGACTATGCCGATGTACAAGTAATCATACAGGCCTCTTGGAACTGGTCCCACAACCGAAAGGATATGGAAATATATGGCAAGAACGGCTATGTTATCTGTAAGGATGCCGAGCGGATAGAGGTACTCGAAAATGAAAAGGAAGGTCCCAAAGCTTTGCGCGCCCAACCAATTGCAAAAGGCGTGCATGACCCTTTCGCCTACCTGTACCAAGTGGTAAAGCATAAGATGCCGGTCGACTCGTTCGGTGTATCTTCCCTCGAGAACAATTTAATCGTGACACAGATTTTAGAGGCGGCCAAACATTCGGCCAAAACGGGAAAGACAGTGATATGGAAAGACTTTTTCACAGGTTCTACCCCCTAA
- a CDS encoding GNAT family N-acetyltransferase, producing MIRQAKLSEIPEILAITKACSLDMQRKGIYQWNENYPSRAAFIKDIKRQELYVKVLREEIIGATVVSTVKDEEYKAIEWLASNDNSIYVHRLCVHPDFQGQGHAQSLMDFAEKLARKGNFASVRLDTFSQNLRNQRFYEIRGYKQLGDVYFPKQSKHPFHCYELLL from the coding sequence ATGATCCGACAGGCAAAGTTATCTGAAATACCTGAAATTTTGGCGATTACAAAGGCCTGTTCGCTAGATATGCAACGAAAGGGCATCTACCAATGGAACGAAAATTACCCCTCGAGAGCCGCTTTCATAAAAGATATCAAAAGACAGGAACTCTATGTAAAAGTGCTTCGTGAAGAGATTATTGGTGCCACTGTCGTTTCTACCGTCAAGGATGAAGAGTACAAGGCCATAGAATGGTTGGCGTCGAACGACAACAGCATATATGTACACCGCCTTTGTGTACACCCCGATTTTCAAGGCCAAGGGCACGCCCAATCGCTAATGGACTTTGCCGAAAAGTTGGCCCGAAAAGGTAACTTTGCATCCGTAAGGCTTGATACCTTTTCGCAAAACCTACGAAACCAACGTTTCTATGAAATAAGGGGGTACAAACAATTGGGCGATGTTTACTTTCCAAAACAGAGCAAACATCCCTTTCACTGTTACGAGCTGCTGCTATAA
- a CDS encoding MATE family efflux transporter produces the protein MITRTAVTFKNINKLAIPATISGIAEPVLSITDTAIVGNIPVDGLESLAAAGIVGSFLSMLIWALGQTRSAISAIISQYLGAGRIQVVEDLPAQAIFLNLLLSLVVLGSTIFIVDDIFRLFEASGKILDYCISYYSIRVWGFPLTLFTFAIFGIFRGLQNTFYPMIIAVVGAGLNIILDFVLVYGIEGFVPAMYLEGAAWASLISQGVMAIMVFFLLKRKTRISLRLRVPLNKELKRLVYMSLNLFVRTLALNVALIIAVREATSLGDRFIGAHTIAINLWLFAAFFIDGYAAAGNSMAGKLLGAKDYNGLWTLAKKILAYGMVVSFALMVAGFLFYQPLGRIFSNEAIVLSTFYSVFYLVIIGLPVNTIAFLFDGIFKGLGEMKYLRNVLLMATFLGFVPTLYIGKALGWGFYAIWIAFLVWMMVRGGALVWKFHRKFSPLLQKT, from the coding sequence ATGATTACACGAACCGCGGTTACTTTTAAGAACATTAACAAACTAGCAATTCCGGCAACCATTTCCGGCATTGCCGAACCTGTGCTGTCCATAACCGATACCGCCATTGTGGGCAATATTCCCGTTGATGGGTTGGAGTCGTTGGCTGCGGCAGGTATCGTGGGCTCATTTTTATCGATGCTGATCTGGGCGTTGGGCCAGACACGAAGTGCCATTTCGGCAATTATTTCACAATATCTGGGGGCGGGCCGCATACAAGTGGTTGAAGACCTGCCCGCCCAAGCCATTTTTTTGAACCTTCTGTTGAGCTTGGTGGTTTTGGGGTCCACCATATTCATTGTTGATGATATTTTTAGGCTTTTCGAGGCTTCAGGCAAAATTCTTGATTATTGTATCAGTTACTATTCGATTCGGGTCTGGGGTTTCCCGTTGACTTTATTCACTTTTGCCATATTTGGCATTTTCAGGGGACTGCAAAACACCTTCTACCCCATGATAATAGCCGTAGTGGGGGCCGGTCTCAATATTATTCTCGATTTTGTTTTGGTATATGGTATCGAAGGCTTCGTTCCGGCCATGTACCTCGAGGGTGCCGCGTGGGCAAGCCTCATTTCGCAGGGGGTAATGGCCATTATGGTCTTTTTTCTCTTGAAAAGAAAGACCCGTATCAGTCTTAGGCTTCGGGTTCCTTTGAATAAAGAACTAAAACGATTGGTGTACATGAGCCTAAACCTGTTTGTTAGGACCTTGGCGCTGAACGTGGCCCTTATCATTGCCGTGAGGGAGGCCACCTCATTGGGCGACCGGTTTATTGGGGCCCACACCATCGCCATCAACCTTTGGCTGTTCGCGGCATTTTTTATAGATGGTTACGCCGCTGCGGGCAACAGTATGGCAGGCAAGTTGTTAGGGGCGAAAGACTACAATGGACTTTGGACATTGGCCAAGAAAATATTGGCCTATGGCATGGTGGTCAGCTTTGCGCTGATGGTTGCCGGCTTTCTGTTTTACCAGCCGCTCGGCCGTATTTTTTCCAATGAGGCAATTGTTTTGTCTACTTTTTACAGTGTTTTTTACCTCGTGATCATAGGATTGCCCGTCAATACCATCGCCTTTTTGTTTGATGGTATCTTCAAAGGGCTCGGCGAGATGAAGTATCTTAGAAATGTATTGCTCATGGCCACATTTTTAGGGTTTGTGCCCACCTTGTATATCGGCAAGGCATTGGGCTGGGGCTTTTATGCAATTTGGATTGCCTTTCTGGTATGGATGATGGTCAGGGGCGGGGCGTTGGTCTGGAAATTCCATCGAAAATTCAGTCCCTTGCTTCAAAAGACTTAA
- a CDS encoding MFS transporter produces MDPYAALRFKEFNIFLMVRFAMVFAWSMQFIVIEWQVYSLTKDPLSLGIIGLMEIIPAISMALFAGHIVDQKEKRNLLVKCILGFSVISLGLFIITDPGLEEILPAKTVLYTIYGLVFLGGIVRAFLGPTIFSLIALIVPKKIYPNAATWSSSTWQLASVLGPALAGFSIGWMGVHWSMCLIFFFSIMALLFLFKISKKPIMNPKLGEPVLQSLKDGLRFVFGTKAILGALTLDMVAVLFGGAVALLPIYAQDILHVGAEGFGILRAAPAVGASITMLGSTRFPLHKKAGEKLLWAVFGFGLCIVVFGVSRIFWISVVALFLSGAVDGISMIIRQTILQLKTPDNMRGRVASVNSIFVGSSNELGAFESGVTAKLMGTVTAVVFGGCMTILTAGATAMFAPNFRKLDLSADVEEHN; encoded by the coding sequence ATGGATCCTTACGCAGCATTGCGCTTTAAAGAATTCAACATTTTTTTGATGGTGCGCTTTGCCATGGTCTTTGCTTGGTCAATGCAGTTTATAGTTATTGAGTGGCAGGTATATTCCCTCACAAAAGACCCCCTTTCGTTGGGCATTATCGGTTTGATGGAAATCATACCTGCAATATCCATGGCGCTTTTCGCGGGCCATATCGTTGACCAAAAAGAGAAACGAAATCTTTTGGTCAAATGTATTCTTGGTTTTTCCGTAATCAGTTTGGGGCTCTTTATCATTACTGACCCAGGGCTAGAAGAGATATTGCCGGCAAAAACGGTCTTGTACACTATCTATGGACTGGTATTTCTGGGCGGGATTGTCCGTGCCTTTTTGGGCCCCACTATCTTTTCATTGATTGCCTTGATCGTTCCTAAGAAGATTTACCCAAACGCAGCGACTTGGAGCAGCTCCACATGGCAGTTGGCCTCTGTTTTGGGCCCGGCATTGGCGGGGTTCTCCATTGGGTGGATGGGGGTTCATTGGTCTATGTGCCTTATATTTTTCTTTTCGATAATGGCCCTGCTCTTTCTTTTCAAGATTTCAAAAAAACCCATCATGAACCCGAAGTTGGGTGAGCCCGTACTACAAAGCCTAAAAGACGGGCTCCGGTTTGTTTTTGGCACTAAGGCGATTTTAGGAGCCCTAACCCTTGATATGGTGGCGGTATTGTTCGGTGGGGCAGTGGCCCTGCTTCCCATTTATGCACAGGATATTTTGCATGTGGGCGCTGAGGGTTTTGGCATTTTAAGGGCCGCACCCGCCGTAGGGGCCTCGATTACCATGTTGGGGTCCACCAGGTTTCCCCTGCACAAAAAGGCAGGTGAAAAGCTGCTGTGGGCTGTTTTTGGTTTTGGCCTATGCATAGTAGTGTTCGGGGTTTCAAGAATATTTTGGATTTCTGTGGTGGCGTTGTTTTTGAGTGGGGCCGTTGATGGGATTTCAATGATCATACGCCAAACCATACTGCAGTTAAAGACACCTGACAACATGAGGGGGCGTGTGGCCTCGGTGAATTCGATTTTTGTTGGCTCTTCCAATGAACTGGGAGCGTTTGAAAGTGGTGTGACGGCCAAATTGATGGGCACTGTCACTGCGGTTGTCTTTGGGGGGTGTATGACCATATTGACCGCAGGGGCGACCGCTATGTTCGCTCCTAATTTTAGAAAGCTCGATCTCTCAGCAGATGTGGAAGAACATAACTAA
- a CDS encoding enoyl-CoA hydratase/isomerase family protein has translation MGTDRPNGSLYTKIENRIATIEFAHPASNSFVSEMLKRLADEFNTLSKNPEVSLVLLKSEGERAFCAGASFDELLAISNSSEGKAFFSGFAHVINAMRTCKKPVIGRVQGKTVGGGVGLAAVCDYVFATEAAAVKLSEISIGIAPLVIAPAVERKIGKAGLAELALSPTEWKNAYWAKEKGLYAKVFQSTKEMDKELDFYLQKMASYNPEALEKMKRALWIGTEHWDALLLERAEQSGQLALSEDTKKTLAAFKK, from the coding sequence ATGGGAACAGACCGCCCCAACGGAAGTCTATACACCAAAATTGAAAACAGGATCGCCACCATTGAATTCGCACACCCGGCAAGCAATTCGTTCGTATCGGAAATGTTGAAACGCTTGGCCGATGAATTCAATACGCTCTCCAAAAACCCTGAAGTATCCCTTGTACTTTTGAAATCAGAGGGTGAGCGTGCCTTTTGTGCCGGGGCATCTTTTGACGAGTTGTTGGCCATTTCAAATTCAAGTGAGGGCAAGGCCTTTTTTAGCGGTTTTGCGCACGTAATCAACGCCATGCGAACCTGTAAGAAGCCCGTTATTGGCCGGGTGCAGGGCAAAACCGTTGGTGGGGGCGTAGGGCTGGCCGCCGTCTGTGATTATGTGTTTGCCACAGAGGCCGCTGCCGTCAAGCTGTCTGAAATTTCCATTGGAATTGCACCCTTGGTCATTGCCCCCGCTGTTGAGAGAAAAATTGGAAAGGCTGGTTTGGCAGAGCTTGCCTTATCGCCGACCGAGTGGAAAAATGCCTACTGGGCAAAGGAAAAAGGCCTTTATGCCAAGGTTTTTCAATCCACAAAGGAAATGGACAAAGAGCTGGATTTCTATCTTCAGAAGATGGCGTCCTATAACCCCGAAGCATTGGAAAAGATGAAAAGGGCCCTATGGATCGGAACAGAACATTGGGATGCATTGTTACTGGAACGGGCAGAGCAATCAGGACAGTTGGCCTTATCAGAAGATACCAAAAAAACCCTCGCCGCCTTTAAAAAGTAA
- a CDS encoding universal stress protein, translating into MNNILVPVGTSPDSHETLQYAVDFASDFGAQIYVMDVFTVSTGAGALGKVTEKVAQSGKEQIKQVISKIDTKGIDIKIASYNGDIIDGLNDIEKELGIDLIILAPRSNDINEEYYLGHTSGRIIKQTDIPTLIVPKGTKHAPIKKILCAFRSGILKRSKILYPLSEIKNKYGSEINLLLVKTPGYSEDDLKINTALLDLSKNVTISENPTTYHGVLEHFQKAHPDMLCVFRRRRGFFKKLLEKNTILKSEFYAPIPVLVLSVKKD; encoded by the coding sequence ATGAACAATATATTGGTGCCGGTGGGCACTTCACCAGATTCCCATGAAACGCTCCAATATGCAGTAGATTTTGCCTCCGATTTTGGCGCACAGATTTACGTGATGGATGTTTTTACCGTTAGCACTGGCGCCGGAGCCCTTGGAAAGGTTACCGAAAAAGTGGCCCAAAGCGGGAAAGAACAGATCAAGCAAGTCATATCAAAGATTGACACCAAAGGTATTGACATTAAAATAGCCTCGTATAATGGAGACATCATAGATGGTTTGAACGATATAGAAAAAGAGCTTGGCATCGATTTGATCATTCTGGCTCCTAGAAGCAATGATATTAATGAAGAATACTATTTGGGCCATACCTCTGGCCGCATTATAAAACAAACCGATATACCCACCCTAATTGTGCCAAAGGGAACGAAGCATGCCCCAATTAAGAAAATTTTGTGCGCTTTTCGATCGGGCATTTTAAAAAGGAGTAAAATTTTGTACCCTTTGAGCGAAATAAAGAATAAATATGGTTCTGAAATCAATCTCTTGTTGGTAAAGACTCCGGGCTATTCTGAAGACGACCTTAAAATCAACACTGCCTTGTTGGATTTGAGCAAGAATGTGACCATCTCAGAAAATCCGACCACCTATCATGGTGTGTTGGAACATTTTCAAAAAGCGCACCCAGATATGTTGTGTGTTTTCCGCAGAAGACGGGGGTTTTTCAAAAAGCTTTTGGAAAAGAACACCATTCTCAAATCAGAGTTCTATGCGCCCATACCGGTGTTGGTGCTGAGCGTCAAAAAAGACTAG
- a CDS encoding UDP-2,3-diacylglucosamine diphosphatase, protein MDPITLSKGKKIYFASDNHLGAPSAVESLPREKKFVAWLDLVKKDAEAIFLMGDLFDFWFEYKKVVPKGFTRTLGKLAELTDSGISVFYFVGNHDLWMNGYFEEELNIPVFRRPQELTINNTAFFIGHGDGLGPGDKGFKRMKKVFTNPFAKWLFRWLHPDLGVRLAQYLSVNNKIISGEADAQYLGEDKEWLVQYCKRKLEGQHYDYFVFGHRHLPLEIDLNGKSTYVNLGDWIKYFTYGVFDGEEMKLLTFND, encoded by the coding sequence ATGGACCCAATAACTCTTTCAAAAGGCAAAAAGATTTACTTCGCCAGTGATAACCATCTTGGGGCGCCTTCGGCAGTAGAGAGCCTTCCGCGAGAGAAAAAATTTGTCGCCTGGTTAGACCTTGTAAAAAAAGATGCCGAGGCCATCTTTCTAATGGGCGACCTTTTCGACTTTTGGTTTGAGTACAAAAAGGTTGTGCCCAAAGGCTTTACTAGAACCTTGGGGAAACTGGCCGAGCTTACTGATTCTGGTATTTCTGTATTTTATTTTGTGGGCAACCATGACCTGTGGATGAACGGTTACTTTGAAGAGGAACTGAACATTCCCGTATTTCGTAGGCCACAAGAGCTAACTATCAACAATACTGCTTTCTTTATCGGGCATGGCGATGGCCTTGGTCCCGGCGACAAGGGCTTCAAGCGAATGAAAAAAGTATTTACCAACCCCTTCGCAAAATGGTTGTTTCGTTGGTTGCATCCTGACCTAGGCGTACGGTTGGCACAATATCTTTCGGTCAACAACAAGATTATTTCTGGAGAAGCCGATGCACAGTATTTGGGTGAAGACAAAGAATGGCTCGTTCAGTACTGTAAGCGCAAACTTGAAGGGCAACACTATGATTATTTTGTGTTTGGTCACCGCCATTTGCCGTTGGAAATCGACCTCAACGGAAAATCAACATATGTTAATCTCGGTGATTGGATAAAATACTTTACCTACGGTGTTTTTGACGGGGAAGAGATGAAGCTTTTGACCTTCAACGATTAG